The Cryptomeria japonica chromosome 2, Sugi_1.0, whole genome shotgun sequence region TAAGTTTACAAGATTTCAAAGAGGTTTGGTGTATAGTTTTTTCAATTCGATTTGACCCTTATTTTGAGATACCACAATGGTATTCTCATCCTAGATCTTCTATAAGTTGGAGGCTTGTGTTAGTATAAGACAAAGTTGTTTTGcaagttgttgaagtaacaaaGTGTAACTAGAATTTTGAGAGATAAGATCTATTGTTGTAAACTCATTTGAGTTTTAATACAAGCTCTGGATCTCTTTGGTGTGGATTTTATTCTACAAAGGGTTTCTGTAAATAAATTCTATGCCACTTATGTTTGCTATTCTATTTTTTATTGCTAAATTGTTCAATCACTTTAATATTATACTGAGAAAATATTGTTAAGAAAATATATTTCAAATTTGCATCACATTGTGAAAGTTAATATTGTAGCAATTTCATCTTGTATCTTCAACACttttttgtgtttcattttttCTAAAGAACACATTTTTCTATGTACTTTGTAAGAGTTCTTTCTATTTTATCTCATACTAtgctagaaaaaaaaaattggtcacTTTGAGACTCCATAAGACTTATAAATCACACTAATCAAAAAGTGCCACAAATACATGTTGGGGTTATTTCAATGACTAGTAAGAAGAGGGCATATACATAAACATCGTGTAATCATGAATTGATATAAAGTTCCATTTTAATCATAATGTTTTTTGgtatcaaattttgaatccttatgTTGTTAGGATGAATTCAGGCAACTATTTGTCTTGAAATAAGGATACTAGATGATGATATCATGCCCGATCTCTTTCCCTATCTCCTTAGACTTTCTCTTGATCCAAGAAACTATGAACAAAAGTGTGCATGGTTTAGCAACATTGAAATGGTTTATAAAGTAATATTTCTCACTATTTACGAGGATATTATGCGTCAACTGGAGTACACAAAATTCCCTTTCATTTCTTGGACCTTCATTTTATAATAGCATGAAGACCTAGATTCTTCATCTAAAAGTGGCGTGTCCTTAGAGAACCTTACGTATATGGATCATACTAGTACTAATCCTCCTCCTAGTCCTAATATCCGATCTATAGTTAAGGATATCTCTCATGTACCCACtacttcatcaaagtttaaagttGATTTTTTTAAGGATTCTAATGATTTGGTACAATAAGACATTCATCGTCTTCCAAGAACAACTACTAGGAATGAGTACTTCACAAGTATTGCAGGTTTATTCCATGAGTATTGTCTTGTAGAATTAGAGGAAACTATTGACAATAATCATCTCCTCTTTGATGTTAGCATTGGgtttaaggtgtctcaaccttagagtctcAACATGGATTAAAATTGaattattttattatgtatttCTTAAGTGTTAAGTTACTATGTTTTTATATCACTTTgtgggacctaattgtgaaaggTATTTCTCTTGGATTGGTTACACTAAGTTACTATGTTTTTATATCACTTTGTGGGACCTAATTGTGAAATGAATTTCTCTTGGATTGGTTACACTTTACTACAATGAGATTTTTAGAGAATTTTTTGTCACATGTTTATGTGTGTTGTTACCATGGAGTCTTCTTTTACGAGATTATGGATACATGTGGACTTATTTGTAGCTTTGGCTTGTTATGTTGATAGCACATGAAGTTCTACCTATGATGCTTTATTTATCTTGGCTTGAGGCATGGTTAGATTGGATGAGATAGAAACTATTATGGTTGTTATTCCAACTAGTATGAGTGTGTTAGTCTATCAAAGTCATTTTTATCACTCGAATTTGATGCTTGTGCTCATGCATATATATTGGTACAAAATTTAGTGGCAATAGGTATGTTTCACCTTAGCATGGTCATTATCTTGTCATGGGATGACATGATGAAGTATGTGAGGTGTTTTTTCTTGATGGTGGTTTTCTTGGTTGCAATTGCGGGTATCTTATTGGAGCACAAAAGCATGCTAAGTAATCACTTCTATGGATGGataaggatgttttccccttgtctTTTCATATGGACGTGTTTACAATGTGTGATGTCAAGTGAGAGAACATTAGGAATAATGTggcatcaaccttgtaaatcttaTATATTTAATATTCTAAATATTATTTGTAAATCACTCATAAGGGATGAAGGTTTCACCTATAATGGTAATTATTTTTTTACCATTAGGGTTTTACTAGTACGATAGTTTATTTAATTATGGtagtaattaattatttattgataCATAATTACTATAATAAAATAAGAACCTTGGAGGTTATGAAAGTCTTAGAAACTCAACCTCCTATAAGATTTTTATTACACTCGTGTTGCATCCCCAAATTTTACAAAGTAATTCattccaattttgatttttttttacttttgactATCATGGTAAATGGTTAGTAATTGTTGTGATTATTAATGAATGTTTGTTAACGACAAGATGAGATGTCAATTTAATTCTAATATGTTCTTGAAGTTTCAATGACATAGTTTAGAAAGGGTTACTTGGATGTAAATTTGATTATGCAAGATGAATTTTAGCTATCTAATCCTAAAAATGAATATGGTCTAATCATGTGTTTAAATTGACCAAGTGCTATCTAGGAGAAGAGGTTGTTAAACCAACTTCATTGAAagaatagggagagcatcatctAGGAGATACATATAGACAAGTGGGAATTGTGTGGATGCCATTTCGAATCCATTGTGCATTGATTCACTAGTGAGTTCAAGTAAGTACTTTGATCTTTGGTTCTAGGTCTTTATCCTTGTTTCGGATAAAGTCATCATAAACCCTAATGTCAGTCTTGCGTCAACTTAGAGTGCATAGGATGTGAGATCGTCATTGTATGTTTgattatttcatcatttggatgtttCTATAAAAAGAGCAATAATGTATGTATTAGAGGAGAAACATATATATTCATGTGTATAGGAATACGTCCATAGATATGTGTGTGTTTATTAATGAATGTATTTCAACAAAcaaatatctataaatatatatacatatatagaaatgtAAGTGTGATACGTAaacatgtgtatatatattatgtataagTTCATGATGATATAAATTGTTGATTTTTATATGGATTGAAtctattatatatgtgtgtgtgtacatatgtatatgtatatgtatacgtatgtatatttatatgtatgtgtatatgtatgtgtatatgtatatatatgtatatatatatatacatatatatatatatatgtgtgtgtgtgtgtatatatatacatatacatgtatatacatatatatacatatatacatatatgtgtgtatatatatacatacatacatacatacatatatatatacacatacatacatatatacacatacatacatacatatatatacatatatacatacatacatatacatacatacacacatatatatacatatacatacatacatatgcatacatacacacatatacatatatatatgtatatatatatgtgtgtatgtatgtatatgtatgtatgtgtgtgtgtgtgtgtgtatgtatgtatgtatatatatgtatgtgtatatatgtatgtatgtatgtatgtatgtatgtatatatatgtgtatgtatatgtgtatgtatatatgtatgtatgtctgtgtgtgtgtgtatatatgtgtgtgtatacatacatacatacatatatgtatgtatgtatgtatgcatgtatgtatgtatgtatgtatatacatacatacatatgcgtacatacacacacacacacatacctacacacacacacacacacacacacatatatatgtatgtatatatatgtctgtgtgtgtgtatatatatataaatatacatatacatgcacacatatatatatacacatacatacatacatagatacatatgtacatatatatgtatacatatatatacatatatatgtatatacacacatatacatatacatatacatgtgtgtatacatatatatataatatatatatatatacacacatatacatatacatatatacatacataaacatatatatattatatatacataaataaacataaacatatacatatacatatacatatatatctatatatatatatatgtacatatgtacacacacacacacacacacacacacacacacacacacacacacacacacacacacacacacatatacatatgtacatatatatatacatatatacatatacatatacatatatacgtataatatatatatatacatatgtacacatatacatatatacgtataatatacatatatacatatgtacacatatacatatatacacatatacatatatatacatatacaaacatgtgtgtgtgtgtgtgtggatatggatatggatatggatatggatatgtatgtgtgtgtgtgtatgtatgtatattgtcATACCCCTATCTAACTCAAAAAGGAACATGGCACAAACTAAACTTgctatttttttttcttgaattttataTTAAATCTTTCCATGAAATTTTCAAATAAACAATTAACAATGTTTGCATCGAAACCCGATTTGGGGAAGTGGCAAGGGGTTCATTAATACATTTATTATTTTTGTTCCATTTTATCCATCTAgggcaataaactagattataatatTTGATTGCTTAATAAGGGCATGGAAAGGTTCCATTAATAATTTAAGTTTCAAAAGTAAATCTAGGAAATATAATTTCATTCCTCTATTTTCCCATGGAAACTCTAATCTTAAAATTACATTTAACTATCTCAATTGAATTAAACTTTAAATAATTCCTCCCCACCAAGTTGTTTTTAAATAGCAAAAGGTTAAGTGTACCTAGCTTCATGGTCCCCCACCGAGGAAGTacttagaattaattaatttaacccttTATTAAGACTTTTCCAGCCCTAACCCTAAAAATTGAGCATTGAATCTCATCCATTGGATGGATTCAATCTCTACCCTTGGATTCTAGGGCTACAAGGGATTCtctaaacaaaagaaaagaaaagaaagaagatttCAAACCCTATCTCTTTCTTCTCCagcaacttttctccatggaggcCATGTTTGGGGTTTGAAGAGAGATTGACTTTATGAAGCAACCATGGTAGGTCTCTTCTCATGCTAAAACCATGTGAGATCCTATAAAAAAAAATCCTAGAACCATATGTTGATAAGATTTTCTGGGTTGTTTTTCTTTAAACTTGGGGTTTGGGTGCTAACAAGATCTTTTGTGGGTTGGTTGTAGGTATTGAAGGAATAGGAAAAACCCAGCTACCCAAAGATAGCTATCTCACCAAAGAATTCCTTCCCTCAAATAATCACACCCTTTATTTATTTGCAGGTTACTGAGAAACTTCTAATAACCCAAGGAAGGGTTAACTTTTACAAATCTCgcattttaataaaattattttctttccaCATTGTAGTTATAAACTTTTGGGAAAAAAGATGGCTCTACGAATCCTCAATAGTGCGAATTTTCAAAACAGAGACAGCAAAGTGCATGATAGTGGGGTTCCTTCGACATCTGGAAGGGCTCCCCCTCTGTAGGACCAACCATGGCAAGTGGTTCGAAGCAGGATAACCATTAATGCAGAAAAAAGAATGGCTAGGGCCACATTGGACATAGCCCATATTTGGGCAGTCCCCATTACCGCACAAATTCCCTCCTTCGCTACCAAAGAAAACAGGGTGCCATTAGGTTCAAAGGCAGAACTAAAATGGTCCCAACCTGAACCTCGAAGAATCCAAGCAGAGGGTTTAATAAAACCATCCATATTTAGAAAACCCACACATCATACCAATATTAATAACACTCATGTAATGCAAAAAACATGGAAGGAGCCGAAAATCCCTGTTAGAAAACAGATATCCACAAATTCAAAAAACCCTAGGTCGGAGCCCATCCAAATCTCGGCCCCAAATACCGCCACGGAGTTAAGAAATTACTGCGTTAAGCACAGATTATTTGCAAAATGGGAAGGCAGTGGGCAATCCTCATCAGAAATAGTGAGCTAGTGGAGAGAAACATTCCACGGCCAGGTAAGTATAATATCTTTaaccaataatttcatcttcattgAATGCGTTAAGGAATCATTAATATCTGGATTGTTAGAGGGTGAACAGGTGTTCTACAAAGGAATGAATTTTAAATTTCTTGATTGGAAACCTAAATTCGATCCGAATAGACATGAATTTAGCACAGAGTCTAGATGGATAATCATTCATAGCCTACCTGTGGAAATGATGCATGTCAAGGTTCTTATTGACATTGGGAACAATATTGGTAAATTCGTTGCCCTAGAAAAAAACTGGTCAAACAAATCCGACATTAAAATACTAATAGATGTAGAAAGAAGCACCGATTACTTAAGGAATATATCCATCAACATGATGGATGGGAATTATAACTTCATTCCCAAATGGTTTAATGGTGAGATTGCTGAGGAGATATGCGGTTTAAACCCTAATGTTAGAAAAACCCAGAATAGAAACACAGGGAATCTGATGAAACCAACTAACAAGGTTAACATCCAATTCAACAATGACATTGGCGGCTTTATCATTATGGATTCACAGATTGGGGATAAACAGGGGTCACCACCTAAcacctagattagaaataatacACCCaaatttgccaataacaacaagaCCCATGCAATGCCGGATGAGGGCAAAATCCAAAAAGAATTGGGAGATGTCATTGACAATCTAATGGGAAAATTTGTAGAAGAAATAGTAGATGAAATGATTCAGGAAGCCAAGATACCATAAAATAAAATCCCCTCAGAAGGCTATGATCACATTGTAGATATGCCTCAGGAAATGGTTAATATGAACGATCAAGAAGAAGTGGTTCCTGAGACTCAATACATGGATAACCCCTCTCCGGTGGTCAAAGGGATGAATGAATTAGAAGAAAGAAACTTTATAATCAAGGAATTAATTAACATGCAGGAGGAGGAAAGAAACTGGGAATCAAATGTTAATCTCGAGGACACACCCAACATGGGTATAATGCTGATAGAAGGAAACAAAGAGAACCCAGATTGTGGCAAACCCAGCAACAATAAGAGAGGTCgaaagtcttttttagacaaaatgAAATTGGACAGGCAGGCGGAGGGGCAAACCAAAATAACAACCCTATTTTGCCCAGGAAAGAGCCTGCCAGCCCCCAGGCTGGTTTAAAAATATtgacatggaatgtaaggggcctaGGTGCCCCTAGTAAGCAGCGCTTGATAAAGTGTAGCTTAAAAAGATCTAATATGGATATAGTCATGttgcaagaaactaaattaaaCAAGGAAGATATGTCCAAATTCTATAAGAACCTCTACCAATGGCAAATAGAGGCAATAGAATCCATTGGGGCATCAGGTGGATTGGCATTATTATGGAAGAAAAACACAATAAATTATACAGGATATGTCAAGATGCAACACTGGATGGTGGGCAAAATTAAAGCACTTGATAGAGATACATAatttatcatcataaatatctATGGCCCGATTACTACAGAGAAGAAAAAGTCAGTATGGCTAGAAATTGGTCAATTCTTAACAAATCAAACGGCTCCACACTACATTATAGGTGGAGATTTCAACACCATTCTCCACCAATCAGAGAAATGTGGAGGATCATCAAAAATCATAAGGCAACCTCAAAAAGATTTTATGGAATGGATAAATAATAATTACCTTTTAGAAATAAAAACTGACAAGGATTCACACACATGGAATAACAGGAGATCGAGTTTCTCTAACATCTCCAAAATATTGGATAGGTTCTTCTTCAAAGGGGACCTAACTTCTTTCCAAACTGAGATGAAAGCCTTTGTTCTGCCATGGTCAGGATCCGATCACTTTCCAGTAATGCTAGAACTGATGGGAGAACTGAAAACCTGTGGGAGACCATTCAAGTTCGAACTCATGTGGTTTAAGCATGAGGAATTTTTCcccaacatacaaaaatggtggacCAGAAAGTAATTTTCAGGGTTCCAAAATGTtctatttaaattcaaaattaaaagaaattaagcATAAATTACTATATTGGAACAAGGAAAGATTTAAGAACATCTTCGAGGAAAAATTACGAATTGAAAAAGAAATGGAGAATGTAAACACAGAAGTAATTCGACATGGGATGGATCAAGTCTTATACGAAACAGAGAAAAGGCTCCTGGGTGAGTATGAGGACACTTTAGCCAAGGAAgaaattttctggaaacaaaaatccagagaAGTTTGGTTGAGtgatggagataaaaatactaagttttttcataaTAGTGTTAAGGTGAGGAGAGCCAATGAGGAAAACCAGATTATCATAGATCAAAAGATGATTGCGAAGGATGCAACCCAATACTTTAGAAACTTGTTGAATAATTGGGAATACTCGGATCTCCCACACAATCGGGATTTGATTAAAAACATTCCTAAAATATTATCAGAAGAGGATAATAAGATGCTTAATgctaaaatcaccaaggaagaagTAAAACAGGCTCTATTCCAATTTTCATGGGACAAGGCCCCTGGACCAGATGGATACCCTGCTGGCATATTATAGGTGATGAAGTGTCAGATGCCTTAGAAGCAACTAGAAATGTAGGCAATTTTCCGAAGGAGATAAACAACACATTCTTAGCACTTATACCTAAAAAAGAAAATCCCTCAAAATGGGAAGAATTCAGACCCATATCCTTATGCAACATGACATATAAATTATTAACTAAAATCATGGCTAATAGATTAAAAAAGCTCATACCAGTTATCATTTCTGAAGAACAGacaggatttgttcctaacagatCAATCTTGGATGGGATAATTATTGTACAAGAGGCTATTCATTCCATACAAAACCAAAGATAACCAAATATGCTAATAAAACTTGATAtcaagaaagcatatgataaagtagactGGTATTTCATATGTAGTTGTATGAAAGCCTTCGACTTTAATAGACAATGGATTAATTGGGTATATAGATGTATTTCAAGTCCCAGTTACTCGGTCTTGATAAACGAAAAATCGGAAGGATATTTCAAAGCAACAAGGGGCTTGAGACAGGGGGACCCACTCTCACCATTCTTATTTATTATAATGTCTGAAGCCTTAGGTAGAGCCTTTAATGCCTCAAGATTAGGAGGTAGGCTGCAAGGTATTCAGATAACAACAGGGGTAGAACCCTgtacacatcaacaatttgcagaCGATACAATGATATTGGGAAAGGGTAATCTTAAAGAGGCTAAGGAAATCAAAAGAATCCTAACCACATATGGGAAAGCATCGGGAGAACTAGTAAATAAccaaaaattagaatttttttgcTTTAATATGTCCACACATGAGGAAAAGAAAATAGCTAGCTGGCTTGGGTATAGAATTGGACAATTACCATGCACATATTTAGGAATACCAAtagataaaggaacaagatccagcAAGCTTTGGGACCACCTCATTGAGCGCATCAAGAAAAGACTCTCATCTTGGAAAGGCCTTTGGTTGACAGGGGCAAGCAGAATAACATTGATAAAATCAGTCTTATCGGCATTACCCATTTACCTTCTATCTTGCATTCCTATATCATTAGGAGTTCATAAAAACATATCCTAGATTATCAAAAAAATTTATTGGTAGGGAAcagaagacaaaaacaaaataaaactgaTATCCTGGGATAAAATTTGCAGAGACAAAAGCGATGGGGGCACGCGTATAAGGAACCTAATATGGCAGAACAAGGCCTTAGGGGCAAAATTAATCTGGAGGACATATGTCTCATCCGATGCCAAATGGGCTAGAATCCTAAGAAATAAGTATCTAGCAAACCGACATAAGGAGGCAATATTCAGGGAAAAACACTTGCAGAAGGATTCAAGAATCTGGAATTTTATGAAAGATTGTCACCTCATCATAACAAATCATCTGGCTTGGGACATCCACAATGGCAAATCGGCATTGTTTTGGGAAGACTCCTGGGGGGATCAACCTCCAATAGATGTACTAATGGATACATCCAACATCAAGCATCAAATAAAGAACCTTTGGGGGAATTATGTAAAGGATTATATCATTCCCGAACCAAAATCGGCACTcggatggaaatggaaaaacatgcaTCCATTTATGCCTGAAATCAAATTCCAAGAAGTGCAAAAGATACTTAATCAATGAATGATTTCATTTAGAGAAGGGGATGATATTTTAGTATGGGCAAAATCTAAAGACGGGCACTATAACTGCAGAGATGGCTTCAGGAGCATATACAATAAGGCAAAAGTCACCAAAGATCACATCCCAGTCAAATTGTGCTGGAATAAATTGTGTCTTCCAAAGGCAGGCTTCTTTGCCTGGGTGGCAATTCAAAGGAAAGTACTTACTGCCGATCAATTCAGACGTAGGGGATATGAAGGACCATCAATCTGTCTATTATGTAAGGAAGATGAGGAAACAAGTGATCATATTTTCATGACATGCAAATATACCAAAAAATGTTGGTACTGGTTAATGGCACAGCTAGGATGGTCGGGAGCTATTAGCTCCTCCTTGATAGAATGGTGTTCATACTGGCCAATTATCAAGAAAAAAAGTCTATTTCATAATTTATGGATCTGCAGCCCATCCATAGTAATATGGgagatctggaaagaaagaaatagaaggaTATTTCAAGAAAAGGAAATGTAAGTAGAAAAACTCATAATTAAAATAGAAGTGGCTATAAATgaaacctccaataataggaatatgaACATTCCATTACATGGAAAGTCATTCACAGAATGGGACAACTTTATTAGAAAGCAAtggagtggaataaaaatccctccTTTTACTGGGAAAACGGGAACAGACAAAGAAGAAATAAGGAAATCATGCAAACGACAACCTCCAAAGCACGGatggttcaaattaaattttg contains the following coding sequences:
- the LOC131865961 gene encoding uncharacterized protein LOC131865961; amino-acid sequence: MRNFSPTYKNGGPESNFQGSKMFYLNSKLKEIKHKLLYWNKERFKNIFEEKLRIEKEMENVNTEVIRHGMDQVLYETEKRLLGEYEDTLAKEEIFWKQKSREVWLSDGDKNTKFFHNSVKVRRANEENQIIIDQKMIAKDATQYFRNLLNNWEYSDLPHNRDLIKNIPKILSEEDNKMLNAKITKEEVKQALFQFSWDKAPGPDGYPAGIL